The following proteins are encoded in a genomic region of Ornithodoros turicata isolate Travis chromosome 6, ASM3712646v1, whole genome shotgun sequence:
- the LOC135396742 gene encoding prolyl hydroxylase EGLN3-like isoform X1, which produces MMSATPDSGQLYYCQLCGNVKELRRCARCNAAYYCSKEHQKQHWPAHKHVCKPARPFAQQPQPPAQAQSQVMSSEIPQMPDTSYDPNDPVNQAWWNDTLSSLGIGQPEQATSTTELPKPTSSWIQQMCRNVIDDMNQYGICVIDNFLGSVRGTAVLEEVKALYSSGMFRDGQLVNNREGSRGIVRGDRIIWLDGTEPSCPSIGFLVRTLDSIITRCTRSDKCGMLGQYNINQRTKAMIACYPGNNTHYVKHVDNPNQDGRCVTSIYYLNKNWDIKVHGGLLRMFPLGQENQVANIEPLFDRMLFFWSDRRNPHEVLPSFAVRFAITVWYFDAEERKNALQQYQKGQIQAQSYQQTNILNPFIFGNYQQ; this is translated from the exons ATGATGTCTGCTACTCCAGATTCTGGGCAGCTTTACTACTGCCAGCTCTGCGGTAACGTCAAAGAGCTACGGCGATGTGCCAGGTGCAACGCCGCTTATTACTGTTCAAAAGAACACCAAAAGCAGCACTGGCCCGCCCATAAACATGTTTGTAAACCAGCACGACCCTTTGCACAACAGCCACAACCACCGGCGCAGGCTCAGTCGCAAGTCATGTCGTCTGAAATACCTCAAATGCCAGATACGTCATATGATCCAAATGATCCGGTTAACCAAGCCTGGTGGAATGACACTCTGTCATCCCTCGGGATTGGCCAGCCGGAGCAGGCGACAAGTACGACGGAGTTACCCAAGCCCACTTCAAGCTGGATTCAACAAATGTGCCGAAATGTTATCGACGATATGAACCAGTATGGCATTTGCGTGATTGACAATTTCCTAGGGTCCGTGAGAGGCACAGCGGTGCTAGAAGAGGTGAAGGCTTTGTACAGTAGTGGCATGTTCAGAGATGGCCAACTTGTAAATAATCGCGAAGGATCAAGGGGGATCGTTCGAGGTGACCGCATTATTTGGTTGGACGGCACCGAACCCAGCTGTCCGTCCATTGGATTTTTAGTTCGAACTCTAGATTCAATTATCACTCGCTGCACGCGCAGCGACAAATGCGGAATGCTCGGCCAGTACAACATAAACCAAAGAACAAAG GCTATGATAGCGTGCTATCCTGGCAATAACACACATTATGTCAAGCACGTGGACAATCCAAACCAAGATGGCCGTTGTGTTACAAGCATCtattatttgaacaagaactggGATATTAAG GTCCATGGAGGATTACTCAGGATGTTCCCACTCGGACAAGAAAACCAAGTTGCCAACATCGAGCCTCTGTTTGACCGCATGCTGTTCTTCTGGTCAGACAGGCGCAACCCACACGAGGTTCTACCATCCTTTGCAGTCAG ATTTGCCATCACTGTCTGGTACTTTGATGCTGAGGAACGTAAGAATGCTCTTCAGCAATATCAGAAAGGAC AAATACAGGCACAGAGTTACCAACAGACCAATATACTAAACCCATTCATTTTTGGAAACTACCAGCAGTGA
- the LOC135396742 gene encoding prolyl hydroxylase EGLN3-like isoform X2: protein MMSATPDSGQLYYCQLCGNVKELRRCARCNAAYYCSKEHQKQHWPAHKHVCKPARPFAQQPQPPAQAQSQVMSSEIPQMPDTSYDPNDPVNQAWWNDTLSSLGIGQPEQATSTTELPKPTSSWIQQMCRNVIDDMNQYGICVIDNFLGSVRGTAVLEEVKALYSSGMFRDGQLVNNREGSRGIVRGDRIIWLDGTEPSCPSIGFLVRTLDSIITRCTRSDKCGMLGQYNINQRTKAMIACYPGNNTHYVKHVDNPNQDGRCVTSIYYLNKNWDIKVHGGLLRMFPLGQENQVANIEPLFDRMLFFWSDRRNPHEVLPSFAVRGFPPLLPFPNCITKGTNFLFLVGVSG, encoded by the exons ATGATGTCTGCTACTCCAGATTCTGGGCAGCTTTACTACTGCCAGCTCTGCGGTAACGTCAAAGAGCTACGGCGATGTGCCAGGTGCAACGCCGCTTATTACTGTTCAAAAGAACACCAAAAGCAGCACTGGCCCGCCCATAAACATGTTTGTAAACCAGCACGACCCTTTGCACAACAGCCACAACCACCGGCGCAGGCTCAGTCGCAAGTCATGTCGTCTGAAATACCTCAAATGCCAGATACGTCATATGATCCAAATGATCCGGTTAACCAAGCCTGGTGGAATGACACTCTGTCATCCCTCGGGATTGGCCAGCCGGAGCAGGCGACAAGTACGACGGAGTTACCCAAGCCCACTTCAAGCTGGATTCAACAAATGTGCCGAAATGTTATCGACGATATGAACCAGTATGGCATTTGCGTGATTGACAATTTCCTAGGGTCCGTGAGAGGCACAGCGGTGCTAGAAGAGGTGAAGGCTTTGTACAGTAGTGGCATGTTCAGAGATGGCCAACTTGTAAATAATCGCGAAGGATCAAGGGGGATCGTTCGAGGTGACCGCATTATTTGGTTGGACGGCACCGAACCCAGCTGTCCGTCCATTGGATTTTTAGTTCGAACTCTAGATTCAATTATCACTCGCTGCACGCGCAGCGACAAATGCGGAATGCTCGGCCAGTACAACATAAACCAAAGAACAAAG GCTATGATAGCGTGCTATCCTGGCAATAACACACATTATGTCAAGCACGTGGACAATCCAAACCAAGATGGCCGTTGTGTTACAAGCATCtattatttgaacaagaactggGATATTAAG GTCCATGGAGGATTACTCAGGATGTTCCCACTCGGACAAGAAAACCAAGTTGCCAACATCGAGCCTCTGTTTGACCGCATGCTGTTCTTCTGGTCAGACAGGCGCAACCCACACGAGGTTCTACCATCCTTTGCAGTCAG AGGATTTCCCCCCTTGCTTCCCTTTCCAAACTGCATTACCAAAGGTacaaattttctttttttggtggggGTGAGTGGTTAA